The Chitinophaga flava genome has a segment encoding these proteins:
- a CDS encoding Gfo/Idh/MocA family protein: MKEPIRLILVGIGPHSKRVYLPAVTDLKKRYPVEISLAIDVKAEASNVEQHFEKNGYQIPTLFIDPFADELPTTLKATLDNFVTANKINAVIIATEPTVHKAYAEWALGLGLHILMDKPVTTRNHAISDLAHARGILDDYLHLLKMYNELQQRKSTVFTVNVQRRYHPGFQLAMERIREVAVATNCPVTNIQSTHCDGQWRLPSEIVTQDYHPYNKGYGKISHSGYHIFDIVCQLFRAPGIASKLPDSMEVISSMVQPRGFLKQLTEADYVNYFDKDYGNVRQYSHHELQKLYKDYGEMDAAMIIRLLKEEENIANITINLLHNSFARRNWIMPGSDLYKGNGRVKHEYHHIQQGPFQNIQIHSYQAKDKHHQNNAEDYLVGGNNHFDIYIFRNIGVLGGEKPLEVINMKDIALRHHLDDSKLLTEQSKTAVVKEFLDFILGNIPKTQLVSNINTHLDSVKMMSAAYMSHVQRKEHLRV; this comes from the coding sequence ATGAAAGAACCCATTAGACTTATCTTAGTTGGAATTGGCCCTCATTCCAAAAGAGTGTATCTACCCGCTGTCACCGATCTGAAAAAGAGATACCCGGTTGAGATTTCCCTCGCTATCGATGTAAAAGCTGAAGCGTCCAATGTTGAACAGCATTTTGAAAAGAACGGATACCAGATTCCCACACTTTTTATCGATCCGTTTGCAGATGAGCTGCCAACCACGTTGAAGGCCACCCTCGATAATTTTGTAACAGCAAACAAGATCAATGCCGTGATCATCGCCACAGAACCGACTGTTCACAAAGCTTATGCAGAATGGGCGCTGGGCCTCGGACTGCATATCCTCATGGATAAACCGGTGACCACGCGCAATCATGCGATTTCAGACCTGGCCCATGCCCGGGGTATTCTGGATGATTACCTGCACCTGCTGAAGATGTACAATGAACTGCAACAACGTAAATCCACCGTATTTACGGTAAATGTTCAGCGCCGCTACCATCCTGGCTTCCAGCTGGCGATGGAACGTATCCGCGAAGTAGCCGTCGCCACAAACTGTCCTGTCACCAATATCCAGTCTACCCATTGTGACGGCCAGTGGCGTCTCCCTTCAGAAATCGTCACACAGGATTATCATCCTTACAACAAAGGATATGGTAAGATATCCCATAGCGGTTATCATATCTTCGACATTGTCTGCCAGTTGTTCCGGGCACCCGGTATCGCCTCCAAACTACCCGACAGCATGGAAGTAATATCTTCTATGGTACAGCCACGCGGATTCCTCAAACAGCTCACAGAAGCTGATTATGTCAATTATTTCGATAAGGATTACGGCAATGTCCGGCAATACAGCCATCACGAATTACAGAAGCTCTACAAGGATTATGGCGAAATGGATGCTGCTATGATCATACGCCTGCTAAAAGAAGAAGAGAACATCGCCAACATCACCATCAACTTGCTGCATAACAGCTTTGCAAGAAGGAACTGGATCATGCCCGGCAGTGACCTCTACAAAGGCAATGGACGTGTGAAGCACGAATATCACCACATTCAACAGGGCCCGTTCCAGAACATACAGATACATTCCTACCAGGCTAAAGACAAACACCATCAGAACAACGCTGAAGATTATCTGGTGGGCGGGAACAATCACTTCGATATCTACATTTTCCGCAACATCGGTGTGTTGGGAGGAGAAAAGCCCCTGGAGGTTATCAACATGAAAGACATCGCCCTCCGACATCATCTGGATGACTCCAAACTACTCACTGAACAATCGAAAACTGCCGTTGTAAAAGAGTTCCTGGACTTCATCCTGGGCAATATCCCCAAAACGCAACTGGTGTCCAACATCAACACTCATCTTGACAGTGTAAAAATGATGTCAGCGGCGTATATGTCGCATGTACAGCGGAAGGAACATTTACGGGTTTAG
- a CDS encoding M90 family metallopeptidase, protein MVLFGLIMIGLILFLSIVNMFSRHKLKKTAVPDSYRELLQSHVRYYQQLNATDKLRFEQQLQRFLKRTHIEGVGTPVEPLDRVLVAASAIIPIFGFKNWEYFNLTNVILYPDTFDSSYQYEGNNRNILGMVGSGPLNGQMILSRSALREGFSNTTDKSNTAIHEFVHLLDKADGYADGMPTKLLEHSYSIPWLKLVHQTIQEMAEGRTDINPYGATNEAEFFAVISEYFFERPDQLAEKHPELYKMLTHIFQQDPAKGGV, encoded by the coding sequence ATGGTCTTATTCGGATTAATCATGATAGGGCTGATACTGTTCCTCTCCATCGTGAACATGTTCTCCCGCCATAAACTTAAAAAGACAGCCGTTCCCGACAGCTACCGGGAACTGCTGCAGTCTCATGTGCGTTATTATCAGCAACTCAACGCAACAGACAAATTACGCTTTGAACAACAGCTACAACGTTTCCTCAAAAGGACGCATATTGAAGGAGTAGGTACTCCGGTAGAACCGCTGGACCGTGTACTGGTAGCCGCCAGTGCTATCATTCCCATCTTTGGTTTTAAAAACTGGGAGTACTTCAACCTCACCAATGTGATCCTTTATCCGGATACTTTTGACAGCAGCTACCAATACGAAGGCAACAACCGTAATATCCTGGGTATGGTAGGTAGCGGCCCTCTCAACGGACAGATGATACTGTCCCGTTCTGCCCTGCGGGAAGGCTTCTCCAACACCACCGATAAAAGCAATACTGCCATCCACGAGTTTGTACATCTGCTCGACAAAGCAGACGGCTATGCGGATGGTATGCCTACCAAACTGCTGGAACACAGTTACAGCATCCCGTGGTTAAAGCTGGTACACCAGACCATTCAGGAAATGGCCGAAGGCCGCACGGATATTAATCCTTACGGCGCCACCAACGAAGCAGAGTTCTTTGCTGTGATATCAGAATACTTTTTTGAACGGCCCGACCAGCTGGCAGAAAAACATCCGGAGCTGTATAAAATGCTGACACATATATTTCAGCAGGACCCAGCCAAAGGAGGTGTCTGA
- a CDS encoding M28 family metallopeptidase yields MKAPLLFSVAASLMLQGVQAQDSTAIKAINANSFAKHIQVLASDAFEGRKPFTRGEDSTIQYLARQFKALGLKPGNGNSYFQDVPMVSIASKPAGNLVIKGAGGEVALQYLDDYVAATRRVQDQVNISNSELVFAGYGIVAPEYGHNDYAGLDVKGKTVIVMINDPGFADNNLFKGRTMTYYGRWTYKFEEASRQGATGVIIIHETAAASYPWKVVRSGWSNSKLHLQTADNNMSRTALEGWITQDAAKKIFQLAGISPDIMEKARQKDFKPVDLHLKTSLVINNTIKKSTSHNVLAILPGTKRPQECVVFSAHWDHFGIGEPVKGDSIYNGAVDNATGTAGLLELATAFSSLKTKPARSVLFLSVTGEEQGLLGSEYYASHPVFAPEKTVADINLDVLNTFGRTKDITVIGMGQSELDEYARRAAALQGRVTVPEANPEGGWFFRSDHFNFAKKGVPGLYLGPGNDIVGKAPGSGKEKTAEYNRLRYHSPADEFNPDTWVMDGMVEDVRLMFNVGYTLSNESTFPQWKKGSEFKAYRK; encoded by the coding sequence TTGAAAGCACCGTTATTATTCAGTGTGGCCGCTTCCCTGATGCTGCAGGGAGTACAGGCCCAGGACTCAACCGCTATCAAAGCGATCAATGCCAACAGTTTCGCGAAACATATTCAGGTACTGGCATCCGATGCTTTTGAAGGCCGCAAGCCATTTACGCGGGGAGAAGACAGCACGATTCAATACCTGGCCCGCCAGTTTAAAGCACTGGGCCTGAAACCAGGCAATGGCAACAGCTATTTTCAGGATGTACCCATGGTATCCATTGCCTCCAAACCAGCCGGCAATCTGGTCATCAAAGGCGCCGGCGGCGAGGTGGCCTTACAATACCTCGATGATTATGTAGCTGCCACCCGCCGCGTACAGGACCAGGTAAACATCAGCAATTCGGAACTGGTATTTGCCGGCTATGGTATTGTGGCTCCGGAATACGGACATAATGACTACGCAGGCCTCGATGTAAAAGGTAAAACCGTGATCGTGATGATCAACGACCCCGGCTTCGCTGACAATAACCTTTTCAAAGGTCGCACCATGACCTACTACGGCCGCTGGACCTATAAATTTGAAGAAGCATCCCGACAAGGCGCTACCGGCGTTATCATCATTCATGAGACTGCTGCTGCCAGTTATCCCTGGAAAGTAGTACGCAGCGGATGGTCCAATTCCAAACTACACCTGCAGACAGCAGACAACAATATGTCCAGGACCGCGCTGGAAGGCTGGATCACCCAGGATGCCGCCAAAAAAATCTTCCAGCTCGCAGGCATCTCCCCGGATATCATGGAAAAAGCCAGACAGAAAGACTTTAAGCCAGTTGACCTTCATCTGAAAACATCGCTGGTCATCAATAATACCATCAAAAAATCTACTTCCCATAATGTGTTGGCCATACTTCCAGGTACCAAAAGACCGCAGGAATGTGTGGTGTTTTCCGCCCATTGGGACCACTTTGGAATTGGTGAGCCGGTAAAAGGTGACTCTATTTACAACGGTGCGGTAGACAACGCTACCGGTACTGCCGGACTGCTGGAACTGGCCACCGCCTTCAGCAGCCTCAAAACCAAACCGGCACGGTCTGTTCTCTTCCTCTCCGTTACCGGTGAAGAACAAGGCCTGCTGGGCTCCGAGTACTATGCCTCTCACCCGGTGTTTGCTCCCGAAAAAACCGTTGCCGATATCAACCTCGATGTACTCAATACTTTCGGCCGCACCAAAGACATCACTGTCATAGGCATGGGCCAGTCAGAACTGGATGAATATGCCCGTCGTGCTGCAGCCCTGCAAGGCCGCGTAACAGTACCGGAAGCCAACCCCGAAGGCGGCTGGTTTTTCCGCTCAGATCATTTTAACTTTGCTAAGAAGGGCGTACCCGGATTATACCTCGGCCCAGGTAATGATATCGTGGGCAAAGCTCCCGGCTCCGGCAAGGAAAAAACGGCGGAGTATAACCGTTTACGTTACCACTCCCCTGCCGATGAGTTCAACCCTGATACCTGGGTAATGGACGGTATGGTAGAAGATGTACGCCTCATGTTTAACGTAGGTTATACCCTCAGCAATGAAAGCACTTTCCCTCAGTGGAAAAAAGGCTCTGAGTTCAAGGCATACCGGAAATAA